A segment of the Xenorhabdus bovienii SS-2004 genome:
TACCCTAATGCAGAAATTGATGTCATGGCACCTGCATGGTGCCGCCCATTACTGGCAAAAATGCCAGAGGTTAATCAGGCTCTGGCAATGCCGTTAGGGCATGGTACTCTCGGTCTGGGTGAACGCCGTCGTCTTGGGATCGCACTGCGTGACAGTACATATGACCGCGCTTATGTGCTTCCCAACTCGTTCAAATCTGCCTTAGTGCCTTTTTTCGCCAATATCCCCCTGCGCACAGGCTGGCGTGGTGAAATGCGCTATGGCCTGCTGAATGATATCCGTGTTTTGAATAAGAGCGCCTTTCCTCTCATGGTTCAGCGCTATGTGGCTCTTGCATATAATGGGAAAATGATGAGTGGTGCTGAGGATCTTCCCCAACCGCTGTTATGGCCTCAGTTAGACGTCAGTGACGAAGATATTGCAGAATCAACAGCGGCGTTTAATATCGCTGATCATCGTCCCATTATTGGTTTTTGCCCGGGCGCAGAATTCGGCCCGGCAAAACGCTGGCCACATTATCATTACGCCGCCCTTGCCGAACAATTGATCACCCAAAAAGGCTATCAGATCTTGCTGTTTGGCTCCGCCAAAGATCACGAAGCCGGTGAAGATATTCGAGCACGGTTGAGCGAAAGTGCCCGTGAAGATTGCCTCAACCTTGCGGGGCAAACGTCTCTCGAACAAGCCGTTAATATCATCGCGGCCTGTGATGCTATTGTCACCAACGATTCAGGTTTGATGCACGTTGCAGCGGCCTTAAATCGTCCTCTCGTCGCGTTATATGGCCCAAGTAGCCCGGATTTTACACCGCCCTTATCAAACAAAGCAGAAGTGATCCGCCTGATCACGGGTTACCATAAAGTCAGAAAAGGTGACAATGCGGGTGGCTATCATCAAAGCCTCATTGATATTCAACCAGAGCAGGTCTTAGCTTTACTGGAAAAACTGTTACAGTCGGAGAAGCAGAATTAATGCGCGTTTTACTGGTAAAAACGTCTTCAATGGGTGATGTGCTCCATACCCTGCCTGCATTGACGGATGCAAAGCAGCACTTTCCCGGTATTCAGTTTGATTGGATAGTGGAAGAAGGATTTGCCCAGATCCCGACATGGCACAACGCCGTTGAAAATGTAATTCCCGTTGCTATTCGCCGCTGGCGGAAAAATTGGTTTAGAAAAGATATTCGTGAAGAACGGGCACGCTTCCGGGAAACATTACGGCAAAACCAATATGACACCATTATTGATGCCCAAGGGCTGTTAAAAAGTGCCTTTTTGGTGACACGCTTGGCACATGGCTCAAAACACGGCTATGACAGAAAAAGTATCCGCGAACCACTGGCCAGCTTTTTCTACGATCACCGTCATACCGTCAGTAAACAGCAACACGCGGTAGAGCGTATCCGTACATTGTTTGCTGATAGTCTGGGTTATCAAAAACCCACAGAACAAGGTGATTATGCTATCGCCCGCCACTTTCTGAACTCACAGATTAAAGGTCAAAGTGACTATCTGGTTTTCCTGCACGCGACCACCCGTGATGAAAAACATTGGCCAGAAAACCACTGGCGGCAACTGATTGCAGAGATCCAGTCAACAGGTATGCGAATCAAACTGCCTTGGGGTGCAGAACATGAACACCAACGGGCATTGCGGTTAGCAGAAGGCTTTGCCCATGTTGATATATTGCCAAAATTAACACTGGCTGAAGTTGCTCAGGTATTGGCCGGCGCAAAAGCCGTGGTTTCGGTTGATACCGGGCTGAGTCACCTCACTGCCGCCCTTGATCGCCCGAATATCACTCTGTTTGGCCCCACCGATCCGGGTTTAATTGGCGGCTATGGAAAAGAACAGCTTCCCCTGAAATCGGTGGATAATACGATGCAAAGCATTGCACCACCGAAAGTGATGCAGCTGTTGCAAAACGTATTAAAATAATACTTTGCCTAGCGGAAGTGTAACGCACCAGCGATTTTTATACTCAAAAGTAGGATTACCCAATGAGTAACGCATAGTTTTGTCTGCTTCCTGACACTGTGCTTTTGCTTCTTGGGTATTAACCCACATCAAGATGCTGCCAACGCTAAGATCAGCATATTCGGGATCATACCCACCATTGATCGCATCAAATGAAATCCATTTAGGGCTATCTGCGCGCAAGACAAAATCGTATGCGCAAGGGTTGCCATTGATCAGTAGCACATAGCCAAAGATATGCTCACGAAGCTCTGTGTACATCTCAAGCAGATGCTTACGTTGCTCAGCCGAGTGATTGTAATCCCAGCGCTTTTGGTACAGATCAACATAGATATTCACCAATTCTTCTGCACTAAATTCACTCGAAGGACGAATTTCTCCTCCCGCTCGCTTGAATTTGTTGATCTCGTTGCTGCGGTTACGGCGGGTCTTGTAAGAAAAGCTGTCTTTGATCAGGCAGATTTTCCGTTTGTTGAAAAAAGGCTTGTAACAGGTATTAATAAAATTATTTTCATGAATAGGTGACAATCTCTTTGATTTCACTGGTAAAAATAGTTTCGCATCCATTGCGATAGGAAAAGTGATTTCATCATATGATATTAGATACCTATCTTTCATCTCTTCCACTAACTTATTGTTATTAAATGAAAAACAAGCACCTTTAATTAAATTTCCTGTTTCTTTTATATAAAAGGAAAACTTACCATCAAGATGTCTATCCAAAAAAGATATAATATTAGGATCTGTTGATACACATCCCCCAAAGAGAGCATAAGCTTCTTTATATCGTTCAAAATCGCATTTTTTCCATCCTGAAAAAAGTGCTTTTATTTCTGCCATAAAAAATATCCCCATACAAACATTCTGGAGTTATAAATAAATTATTTAAAACCAGTCAAATATCCTATTTTACATAAAAATAATGTAATGAGATACGAATGTATACTTCAATTAAAAACAAGCAATAATAACATATAGTTATTTATTTATACAAAAATATTAATTTAATTATTATTTGAATAAAAAACAAACTATACTCTTACTACCTATAATATATTATTTTTATAAAACTAAATCATGGCCCCACCGAATCAAACAAGCGGTTGAGTGAAGAGTGAAACCTCCCTCAATAAAATTTTATAATGGCTAAGAATACATCATCAATTTATTCCTAATATGGGTAGAATGGCATTGAATAAAGATCAATTTTATTTGACTGGGGAAATTATTACATTGCACATTATAATCTATAACAGTCGCTATTATTGGTTGGATCAATATTTATTTTCATTGCTAAATGCATTACAGACATATGGGAAAAAAATGGAAATTTTTTTATAACCATGAAAATGCCAAGATAAAATTAGATAGTATATCCAATAATATATGTTATTGGTGATCTGAATTCTATTTTTAGCCTCGTCAGAAATGCAAATATTACCGTGACCACCTAAACGACAACCTTTAATGAAAGAGCGATTACTAAAAATCGTACTCAGGATCATTTTTTATAGTATAGTCTTGCCCTTATATATCTCAATATAGCTGACATTGAATTTTTTCTGATTTTTCTCCACAAATACATCTTTTTATCTTTTATTTCCCTTAAAAAACAAATCCTTTCTGTTTTATTCATATTATTAGTACATTGTTCTATTTTATACAACCAGAATTCACATTGTTTGACATCATCAATAGATATTTTACCTTCAGAGTGATTCATCAAAGAAACGTCCTTTAATGGAATATATATACCTAAAGATGAAAACATTTTCTGCTGAATAGTAACAGCTGTTTTTTTCTGCTTTTTTTTATATTCAAACCTAGGGTTATTTGGATGTGTACGATAGTTTAAAAGAGACTTATTAATATTTGCAAATTTAGCTCTTTTTGACATAATTAACCGACTCCATAATCCATAATCCTCCGCATATAGATCATTTGGATCATATCCATCCGTTAGCTCCAAAATTTTATCTTTTCTCATGATCACAGTCGGATGAGCAACAGGACAATGGAAAAAACACTCTGCAACAATGCCTTCATGACTTGTGGCATGTATATCACCCTTAGTAGGATTTTCTAAATATGTTGTGAATCCACCACAAACGACTATATCTGGATGATTCTGCATAAAATCCACCTGAATCTTAAGCCGTTCAGGAATCGCAATGTCATCAGCATCCATTCTTGCGACTAGATTACTAGATGCCATATACAATCCTTTATTAAGAGAAAGGATTAAACCAATATTATTCTCATTGGTTATAACCTTAACACGCATATCTTTCTCGGCGTATGAAGATAGAATTGAAGGACTTGAGTCAGTTGAGCCATCATCAATAATGATGAGTTCATAATCTTCAAATGTCTGTGATAATATAGAATCAATAGCTTCTTCTAAATATTTTTCACCATTATAGACTGACATCAGGACAGAAATTTTAGGATAAACACTCATTTCTTAACCTTAATAAAAAAATAAAAACTCATAATATCACTATCATATGTAAATTGAAATAAAAAGCTCAAAACTATTTAAGAAAGTAATATTATAATTATAATAAAAAATCACACTACCAACTTACTCTATTAATTACCAGAAACACAATAAATTCACCTTATATAACGTCCCATATTTAAAAACACTCAAGAATAGTAAATTAAAAGATATTAAATGCTAACTTTTAAAGTGATTTCTTATTTTATAATATTTTTTCTTAAAGCTAAATCTAACATTCGTATTTAACATAAAATTCAACACAGATATACTGTCAATTAAACCCATCAACAAAGAGTGAGATTTCCTTGATAAATTATTCCTGTACTTATATATAATATCTATTGCATGACACACAGTCAACATTCTAAACTCCTTACCGAAGACTCTGTCAGCGGTTAATACAACATCTGCCATAAGATTAATTTTCTCTTCGTTTATATTTCCAGAAAGGCTGCCTTCACTTTTAATGTAATTATAATATTTCATTTTTGTATAGTATACTTTATTACATTTTATTAATACCGCTGGAAATGACAAAGCATCTTCATAACATGAAACTTCCGGAAAATTATTTCCTCTTAATAATTTTTTTCTAAAAAACTTACCACAAGAATGAGCCTGATACTTCTTATGTATTAAATATTCCTTTATAGCTGTTTTTTTATCAAAAAGAACTGGTGATATTAAACTTGACTTATGTATTATATCAGCATCGTTTCTGACTTCCTGTAATGGACTAATTAACATATCTGGTCTTTTATCCATAAGAAAACCAACGATTTCTTTCATGGAAAATTCTGATAAGAAATCATCACCATCAACAAAAGTAATATATTCTCCATTACTTACTTCGACTGAATATTTTTTCACTTTTCCTAAACTTTTGAATTCTTTTCTTATATAGATGAAAGAATCATTCTCCTCAGAAAACTTTCTTAAAATTGATGGTGTAGAGTCAGAAGAGCTATCATCTATCAACAAAACTTCATATAGGCTAGGATCGCAATCAGACAAAGCATCCTTTATACTATTGATACATTTGAGAATTAATTTTTCCAAATTATGGGCAGCAACAACAATTGATAGTATCTTGGAAGAAGCTAAATCTATATCACATGCTTTAATTGTCATAATGTTCTCTTTCTATATTATTGTAATAATATCATCACTTAAGAAACAGATTTTTGTTTAGTCTGCGTTATTTTTCGGCGATTTAAATTGATAGTATTCAGCCAATGTCATTCCCCGGACTAATGGCCGCAAGAAATCAAATAACCCTTCCAAATCTCGATAAAGCTGCTCAATTTGCTCTTCATCTTTAAAAGTAGGGCTTCCACCTGGCATAAATTCTGACGAATGCAACATAAACTCAACATAATCACTACCACCAGCCAAGGTTTGTTGGACAACTTTTTTCATCTGCTCCAAATTTCCACCTTTTGGACGTAGCCAGTTAACAGATGGGGAGCGCTGCTTACCCCGCAAATGATCATACTTTTGCTTAATAAAATTCATGATTGGAGAGTGTTTATACTGAATACTCATTGGCACTTGCAATAGCGAAGAATCACCTTCTTTAGCGATATCCTGTAAATCCATAAAGTAAGCCTGAGTAGGAAAATGGCTATAGTCTGTCCCGCCATTTCCGTTAGGATCGCCTTTGGTAAAATGCCAATTGATTTTTGGCGTGACAGAACAATCCACCTGATAACCATACTCAACCAATAATTGAGCATAATATTCATTAAATGCCCAACGACCAGCACGATGACTCAACATCTTAGTCTGGAGTTTCTCCTCCAGCAGATTAGTCATTAAATCAATTTTTGCTTTGATTTGATCTTTAGCGTATTCAATCAAATAAGGCTTATAGCGCATATCATCAGCGGTTAGAGATACAATGGGTGGATTGTTCCAAGCATGTAAATGCATACCGATTTCACCCGTGTCTCTGGCAATCACATCCTTGGCAAATTCGATATAGCTATCATCCATTGCCATCTCATAATTGGTCAGCCAGACGGGTTTAAATCCAAAGCGTTCACAAAGGTTCTGGAACCTTGGCAAATATTGCGTATTTTTAGTCGAAATTTTATCACTGTTTTGCCAAAGATCATCACCTTCAGTGTCGATCGTGATAATAAATGTTGGTAAGGTCATCAATATACACCAAAATGTGATAATAACTGTTTTTAATGGTACTCAGACCAGCTATACAGCGCAATTAGATTATTCAGGATGAACGATTGTATGTATGATTGACACTACATATCGTGTGATTGAAAAGCTTAAAATGTATACTCTGTGGCTACTTGCTGCATTAAAATCATCATATCGTATTGATATTATATAGAACTCGAAAAATGATAAAAAATCATAATGGAATCAAAAAAATTCTGGTGATAAGACTACAACATCATGGCGATATGCTACTAATCACACCTGTAATCAGTACATTAAAGTACCACTATCCAGATGCAAAAATCGATGTGCTCCTTTACCAAGAAACCTTGCCTATGCTGGAAAACTCACCTGAAATTTCGAGTATTTTTTCAATAGATCGCAAATGGAAAAATTTTGGAGCAAAAAAACATTTATTACTTGAATGGGACTTACTCAAAACATTAAGCCAACAACGCTATGATTTAACTATCAATCTTGCCGATCAATGGCGAAGTGCCTTTATTACCCGCTTTATCGGAGCTCCTATTCGCCTCGCTCTGGATTACCCCAAACGTCAAAATTGGAAGTGGCGTCTTTGCCATACTGAAGTAGTATCCACAATTGGTCACGATTCTTTGCATACAGTAGAACAAAACCTTTCGATTCTAAAACCATTACAACTTACTCCTCTCATCAATAAAGTAACGATGAGTTATGGTAAGGATGATTTGCAGTGGGTAAAAGATACGCTTTCCGGGTACAAATTCGCCGAAAATTACCTCGTCATACAACCTACTTCCAGGTGGTTCTTTAAATGCTGGGATGAAATTAAAATGGCAAAAGTGATCACAGCGCTACAGAAGGAACAGCAAAATATCATCATTACTTCTGGACCTGATAGGCGGGAATTAGAGATGGTTGATACTATCTTGTCATACTGCCCTGATAAGAACAATATACTCTCTCTAGCAGGACAATTAACGTTACCTAAACTAGCAGCATTGATTGATCACTCAAAATTATTTATCGGTGTTGACTCAGTTCCCATGCACATGGCCGCAGCCCTGAAAACACCCTGTATTGCATTATTTGGGTCATCCAAACTGACGTTCTGGAAACCTTGGCAATCTATCGGTGAAGTGATTTGGGCTGGAGATTATGGCAACATCCCACATCCAGATGATATTAAGACCCATACAGATACGCGTTATTTGGATTTGATACCAACAGATGCGGTCATTTCAGCAGCAAGGAAATATATTTCATGAAATCTCTACGGTTAGCCATCGTCCGTCAAAAGTATCGTCCAGATGGCGGGGCTGAGCGTTTTGTCACACGGGCCCTAGAGGCTCTCAATCACCAACAACTTGAACTTAATATCATTACACGCTCTTGGCAGGGAGAAAGTAATCCTAATTGGAATATTCACCTATGCAATCCTATTAAATTTGGGCGAATCAGCCGTGAGCGTGGTTTTGCAAAAGCAGCGCGAAACTTATGGCAAAAAGAGCAATTTGATTTAGTTCAAAGTCACGAAAGAATTGCTGGCTGTGACATTTACAGAGCTGGAGATGGTGTTCATCAGCGTTGGTTACATCAGCGCGCAAGGATTTTGCCAAAGTGGAAAGCTCACTGGCTATTAAATAATCCATACCACAGATATGTAATGAATGCAGAAGAGGAAATGTATTCCTCACCATCATTAAAGCAGGTGATCTGTAATGCTGAAATGATAAAAAAAGAAATTATCGAAGAATTTAGTCTCGCTGAAGACAAAATATCCGTTATATATAATGCCATTGATAGCACAAAATTCTTTCCTGCCCATGAGCAAACTCGCCTGCAATTGCGACAACAATATAACATTCCCACTACCGCAAAGTGTCTGATTTATGTAGGCTCTGGTTTTGAACGAAAAGGTTTGTCTGCCGCGATTAAAACTATTGCTAAAACAGGAGACTATCTGTTAGTTGTAGGAAAAGATAAGGAACAGGTAAAGTATGAAGAACTTGCTAATACTTTAGGATGCCAGCATCGTATCCGTTTCATGGGATTACAAAAAAATACATTGTTGCTTTATCAAATGTCTGATGCCTTATTGCTACCGACATTATATGATCCATTTCCCAACGTCATCCTTGAAGCCATGGCGTGTGGTTTGCCTGTCATTACCAGTACGACCTGCGGGGGAGCAGAGTTTATCACCGAAGGTAAAAATGGCTTTATCTGTGACGCACTCGATATCGGAAAACTAGAAGAGGCGGTTTATTGTCTTCCTAATAATATATTAGGTACGGATATGTCAATATCAGCGCGAAATCAGGTGATAAATTCAACACCTGAAAATTTATCTCAACAATTAATTCAGCTTTATCAACGAGTTTCAGAACAGTGAAAGAACACATTCTTTTTATTATTGATGGATTACCTGGTGGAGGAGCTGAAAATGTGACGCTTCGTCTTGCTATCGGCTTGCATCAGCTTGGTTACCAAATTTCGTTACTTTCACTCAATACTCAACTGGTTTACAACATACCTGAAGGTATTCACTACATTGTTAGCGCAGACAGCTACCAAGGACCTTTCAGAAAATTAAATGAACTTAAGCGTCGTGCTAAAGCCATGGATAAGGTGTTATCGGAACTTTTCCAACAGAAAGGTAAGCCGACTTTGGTTATTTCTAATCTTCACAAAACTGACCGTATTGTCGTCAAATCAACCATACTGAGTTATTGTAATGTATGGCATTGTATTCACGGCATTTTTTCCCATTCATATCTCAGCAATAAAAAACCTCTTTCTTATTGGATAAAAAAAGAGAAAATAAAAAAAGTTTATAAAAATAAACAAGTTATTTGTGTTTCTGACGCAGTTAGAGATGATTTGGTAAAAAATATTGGAATACACCCAAAACAGATAACAACAATCTATAATCCATTTAATTTCAATGAAATAAAACACAGAGCTTTACAACCAAATCCTTATCACGGGAAAAATTATCTACTGCATATTGGGCGCTTTCATGAAGTTAAACGCCATGATAGGTTAATAGCAGCTTTTGCACAGGCTAAACTCCCATGCAAGCTGATCATTGTGGGTAACGGAGCCAAAGACATAGAAAATCATATTAAAGCGAAAATCCATGAGCTAAATTTAGGTGATAAAGTAATTTTGGCAGGCTTTCATTCTAACCCTCTCCCTATTATTCATGGTGCAAAGGCCGTAGTCATCAGTTCTGACAGTGAAGGATTACCCACAGTATTAATCGAAGCATTAATTTGTCATACGCCGATTGTCAGTACTGACTGTCCGGGAGGGGTAAGAGAGATAATGACAGGTAAACTCAAAGAATATCTGAGTGAAATCACAGTTGACGCTTTAGCAGAAAAAATGCAGCTCGTTTACAATGAACCACCGGTAATCACAGACACGATGTATGAAAAATTTGCGATAAATAATATATTAAGACAATACACTGCCTTAATAGAGCAATAGCTAGCTCTACATGCTTGTCCATAAAAGGGGCCGCATTTTACACACTTTCTTCAGGCCAATGTGGTACTATAGCCGCAGTCTATGTCAGTGAATTTGATAGAATGTTGCTTCGCTTATATCAGGTACTTCTCTACCTTATCCAACCGCTTATCTGGTTACGCCTGCTGTTGCGCAGCCGTAAATCCCCTGCGTACCGTAAACGCTGGGGTGAACGTTATGGTTTTTGTGCCAAAAAAGTCGCAAAAGGTGGAATATTACTCCATTCCGTTTCTGTTGGAGAAACATTGGCTGCCATTCCATTAGTAAGAATACTACGGCACCATTATCCTTTCCTGCCGATTACCGTGACAACAATGACACCAACTGGCTCTGAAAGGGTGCTTTCTGCTTTAGGTACTGATGTCAACCACGTTTACCTCCCCTATGATTTGCCTGGCTCCATGAGCCGTTTCCTTGATAACGTCAACCCCAAGCTGGTGATTATTATGGAAACAGAATTATGGCCCAATTTGATTACCCAACTGAACCAACGCGAAATCCCTCTGGTCATTGCCAATGCAAGGTTATCAACCCGTTCAGCAGCGGGATATCAAAAAATCAGCAACTTTATTAAAACCATTTTAAATAAAATAACACTGATTGCCGCACAAAATCAGGAAGATGGTGAGCGCTTCATCGAACTCGGCTTAAAACGTTCCCAACTCGCCGTCACTGGCAGCCTGAAATTCGACATTTCTGTCACGCCAGAACTGGCAGCAAAAGCGGTTACACTGCGCCGCCAATGGGCGCCACATCGTCCTGTCTGGATTGCCACCAGCACCCATGATGGAGAAGAAACCATCATATTGGATGCGCACTGCAAATTAATTCAACAATTTCCTGATCTACTGTTAATTCTAGTACCACGCCATCCTGAACGTTTTACCAAGGCCGCAGAGTTAACCCAAAAAGCGGGATTAAATTCGATATTAAGGAGCTCTGACACAATACCTGATCCCAATGTGCAGGTGGTTATCGGAGATACTATGGGCGAATTGATGCTCTTGTATGGTATCGCTGATCTGGCTTTTGTCGGAGGGAGTCTGGTCGAGCGTGGCGGTCATAATCCACTGGAAGCCGCAGCTCATGCCATCCCTGTCATTATGGGGCCACATACTTTCAACTTTAAAGATATTTGTGCCAAGCTGGATAAAGCCAATGGCCTTATCGCCGTTACGGATAGTCACTCGTTGAGTGCCGCTATCAATAGCCTGCTGACAGATGAGGACTATCGTCTTTATTACGGTCGCCATGCCGCCGAAGTCCTGCACGAAAATCAGGGAGCACTT
Coding sequences within it:
- the rfaQ gene encoding putative lipopolysaccharide heptosyltransferase III, with product MIKNHNGIKKILVIRLQHHGDMLLITPVISTLKYHYPDAKIDVLLYQETLPMLENSPEISSIFSIDRKWKNFGAKKHLLLEWDLLKTLSQQRYDLTINLADQWRSAFITRFIGAPIRLALDYPKRQNWKWRLCHTEVVSTIGHDSLHTVEQNLSILKPLQLTPLINKVTMSYGKDDLQWVKDTLSGYKFAENYLVIQPTSRWFFKCWDEIKMAKVITALQKEQQNIIITSGPDRRELEMVDTILSYCPDKNNILSLAGQLTLPKLAALIDHSKLFIGVDSVPMHMAAALKTPCIALFGSSKLTFWKPWQSIGEVIWAGDYGNIPHPDDIKTHTDTRYLDLIPTDAVISAARKYIS
- the rfaC gene encoding lipopolysaccharide heptosyltransferase RfaC; this translates as MRVLLVKTSSMGDVLHTLPALTDAKQHFPGIQFDWIVEEGFAQIPTWHNAVENVIPVAIRRWRKNWFRKDIREERARFRETLRQNQYDTIIDAQGLLKSAFLVTRLAHGSKHGYDRKSIREPLASFFYDHRHTVSKQQHAVERIRTLFADSLGYQKPTEQGDYAIARHFLNSQIKGQSDYLVFLHATTRDEKHWPENHWRQLIAEIQSTGMRIKLPWGAEHEHQRALRLAEGFAHVDILPKLTLAEVAQVLAGAKAVVSVDTGLSHLTAALDRPNITLFGPTDPGLIGGYGKEQLPLKSVDNTMQSIAPPKVMQLLQNVLK
- the rfaF gene encoding ADP-heptose--LPS heptosyltransferase RfaF, producing MKILVIGPSWVGDMMMSQSLYRTLKALYPNAEIDVMAPAWCRPLLAKMPEVNQALAMPLGHGTLGLGERRRLGIALRDSTYDRAYVLPNSFKSALVPFFANIPLRTGWRGEMRYGLLNDIRVLNKSAFPLMVQRYVALAYNGKMMSGAEDLPQPLLWPQLDVSDEDIAESTAAFNIADHRPIIGFCPGAEFGPAKRWPHYHYAALAEQLITQKGYQILLFGSAKDHEAGEDIRARLSESAREDCLNLAGQTSLEQAVNIIAACDAIVTNDSGLMHVAAALNRPLVALYGPSSPDFTPPLSNKAEVIRLITGYHKVRKGDNAGGYHQSLIDIQPEQVLALLEKLLQSEKQN
- the waaA gene encoding lipid IV(A) 3-deoxy-D-manno-octulosonic acid transferase, which produces MLLRLYQVLLYLIQPLIWLRLLLRSRKSPAYRKRWGERYGFCAKKVAKGGILLHSVSVGETLAAIPLVRILRHHYPFLPITVTTMTPTGSERVLSALGTDVNHVYLPYDLPGSMSRFLDNVNPKLVIIMETELWPNLITQLNQREIPLVIANARLSTRSAAGYQKISNFIKTILNKITLIAAQNQEDGERFIELGLKRSQLAVTGSLKFDISVTPELAAKAVTLRRQWAPHRPVWIATSTHDGEETIILDAHCKLIQQFPDLLLILVPRHPERFTKAAELTQKAGLNSILRSSDTIPDPNVQVVIGDTMGELMLLYGIADLAFVGGSLVERGGHNPLEAAAHAIPVIMGPHTFNFKDICAKLDKANGLIAVTDSHSLSAAINSLLTDEDYRLYYGRHAAEVLHENQGALQRLLKLLEPYLPPRGH
- a CDS encoding glycosyltransferase — protein: MSVYPKISVLMSVYNGEKYLEEAIDSILSQTFEDYELIIIDDGSTDSSPSILSSYAEKDMRVKVITNENNIGLILSLNKGLYMASSNLVARMDADDIAIPERLKIQVDFMQNHPDIVVCGGFTTYLENPTKGDIHATSHEGIVAECFFHCPVAHPTVIMRKDKILELTDGYDPNDLYAEDYGLWSRLIMSKRAKFANINKSLLNYRTHPNNPRFEYKKKQKKTAVTIQQKMFSSLGIYIPLKDVSLMNHSEGKISIDDVKQCEFWLYKIEQCTNNMNKTERICFLREIKDKKMYLWRKIRKNSMSAILRYIRARLYYKK
- a CDS encoding glycosyltransferase — encoded protein: MTIKACDIDLASSKILSIVVAAHNLEKLILKCINSIKDALSDCDPSLYEVLLIDDSSSDSTPSILRKFSEENDSFIYIRKEFKSLGKVKKYSVEVSNGEYITFVDGDDFLSEFSMKEIVGFLMDKRPDMLISPLQEVRNDADIIHKSSLISPVLFDKKTAIKEYLIHKKYQAHSCGKFFRKKLLRGNNFPEVSCYEDALSFPAVLIKCNKVYYTKMKYYNYIKSEGSLSGNINEEKINLMADVVLTADRVFGKEFRMLTVCHAIDIIYKYRNNLSRKSHSLLMGLIDSISVLNFMLNTNVRFSFKKKYYKIRNHFKS
- a CDS encoding polysaccharide deacetylase family protein, with the translated sequence MTLPTFIITIDTEGDDLWQNSDKISTKNTQYLPRFQNLCERFGFKPVWLTNYEMAMDDSYIEFAKDVIARDTGEIGMHLHAWNNPPIVSLTADDMRYKPYLIEYAKDQIKAKIDLMTNLLEEKLQTKMLSHRAGRWAFNEYYAQLLVEYGYQVDCSVTPKINWHFTKGDPNGNGGTDYSHFPTQAYFMDLQDIAKEGDSSLLQVPMSIQYKHSPIMNFIKQKYDHLRGKQRSPSVNWLRPKGGNLEQMKKVVQQTLAGGSDYVEFMLHSSEFMPGGSPTFKDEEQIEQLYRDLEGLFDFLRPLVRGMTLAEYYQFKSPKNNAD
- a CDS encoding glycosyltransferase family 4 protein encodes the protein MKSLRLAIVRQKYRPDGGAERFVTRALEALNHQQLELNIITRSWQGESNPNWNIHLCNPIKFGRISRERGFAKAARNLWQKEQFDLVQSHERIAGCDIYRAGDGVHQRWLHQRARILPKWKAHWLLNNPYHRYVMNAEEEMYSSPSLKQVICNAEMIKKEIIEEFSLAEDKISVIYNAIDSTKFFPAHEQTRLQLRQQYNIPTTAKCLIYVGSGFERKGLSAAIKTIAKTGDYLLVVGKDKEQVKYEELANTLGCQHRIRFMGLQKNTLLLYQMSDALLLPTLYDPFPNVILEAMACGLPVITSTTCGGAEFITEGKNGFICDALDIGKLEEAVYCLPNNILGTDMSISARNQVINSTPENLSQQLIQLYQRVSEQ
- a CDS encoding GNAT family N-acetyltransferase; this translates as MAEIKALFSGWKKCDFERYKEAYALFGGCVSTDPNIISFLDRHLDGKFSFYIKETGNLIKGACFSFNNNKLVEEMKDRYLISYDEITFPIAMDAKLFLPVKSKRLSPIHENNFINTCYKPFFNKRKICLIKDSFSYKTRRNRSNEINKFKRAGGEIRPSSEFSAEELVNIYVDLYQKRWDYNHSAEQRKHLLEMYTELREHIFGYVLLINGNPCAYDFVLRADSPKWISFDAINGGYDPEYADLSVGSILMWVNTQEAKAQCQEADKTMRYSLGNPTFEYKNRWCVTLPLGKVLF
- a CDS encoding glycosyltransferase, whose product is MKEHILFIIDGLPGGGAENVTLRLAIGLHQLGYQISLLSLNTQLVYNIPEGIHYIVSADSYQGPFRKLNELKRRAKAMDKVLSELFQQKGKPTLVISNLHKTDRIVVKSTILSYCNVWHCIHGIFSHSYLSNKKPLSYWIKKEKIKKVYKNKQVICVSDAVRDDLVKNIGIHPKQITTIYNPFNFNEIKHRALQPNPYHGKNYLLHIGRFHEVKRHDRLIAAFAQAKLPCKLIIVGNGAKDIENHIKAKIHELNLGDKVILAGFHSNPLPIIHGAKAVVISSDSEGLPTVLIEALICHTPIVSTDCPGGVREIMTGKLKEYLSEITVDALAEKMQLVYNEPPVITDTMYEKFAINNILRQYTALIEQ